Proteins co-encoded in one Nicotiana sylvestris chromosome 7, ASM39365v2, whole genome shotgun sequence genomic window:
- the LOC138873843 gene encoding uncharacterized protein, whose protein sequence is MNFGTLPLATTKKNAEGVDVPKTRANYTAEDLKKWKKNTKAKKWLVCGLGPDEYNRIQSCTTTKEIWDTLQVAHKGTPQAKRSRGTLLYSQYENFTMKEREIIQEMYTRFTTLTNELKSLGKIILEEDKVE, encoded by the coding sequence ATGAACTTTGGGACATTGCCTCTggctactacaaagaagaatgctgaaggagtggatgtgccaaagactagAGCTAACTAtactgctgaagatttgaagaagtgGAAAAAGAAtaccaaggccaagaaatggcttgtgtgtggactaggtccagacgagtacaatagaattcaaagttgtactactACTAAGGAGATCTGGGATACTCTACAAGTGGCCCATAAAGGAACTCCTCAAgcaaagagatcaagaggaacactgctgtattctcaatatgaaaatttcaccatgaaggaaagAGAAATCATCCAAGAGATGTACACAAgattcacaacactaacaaatgaacttaagtctcttggaaaaattatccttgaagaagacaaggttgagtaA